One window of the Archaeoglobus sulfaticallidus PM70-1 genome contains the following:
- a CDS encoding UPF0175 family protein, translating to MTVISVRATPDLERKIKKLMEFEKSDKSSIVRKAIERGINEELKKFALMLYVERKVSLAKAAEIAEISVRDMLELIKEKGVSLNITVEDLKRDFEEAMK from the coding sequence ATGACCGTAATTTCTGTTAGAGCAACGCCAGACCTGGAGAGGAAGATTAAGAAGCTTATGGAGTTTGAAAAATCTGATAAATCTTCCATAGTCAGAAAAGCCATAGAAAGAGGAATTAATGAGGAACTCAAAAAATTTGCTTTAATGCTCTACGTTGAAAGAAAAGTTTCTCTTGCTAAAGCTGCTGAGATTGCAGAGATATCGGTAAGAGACATGCTCGAATTGATTAAAGAAAAGGGCGTGTCGCTTAACATAACCGTTGAAGATTTGAAGAGGGATTTCGAGGAGGCAATGAAGTGA
- a CDS encoding DUF3368 domain-containing protein codes for MIVFNSTPLIYLSKVNLSWIFEELEGKKLIPKSVYFEVVVKGKERGDIDAFIVEDLIKKGVIKVIDVEVEGLLRDMKELHKGEIEALELAREKDGIAIIDDSIAREIGEILGIKVHGSLYLVFLMLKKGKIDKKTAKSKVEEMIRKGFRLSAEVYSEFLRLLDSEWHG; via the coding sequence GTGATTGTTTTCAACTCAACACCTCTCATTTACCTAAGCAAGGTGAATCTCAGCTGGATTTTCGAAGAACTTGAAGGAAAGAAACTGATACCGAAATCAGTTTACTTTGAAGTCGTTGTTAAGGGAAAGGAGAGAGGAGATATCGATGCTTTTATAGTGGAAGATTTGATAAAGAAAGGCGTTATAAAAGTCATAGATGTTGAAGTGGAAGGGCTGTTAAGGGACATGAAAGAACTGCATAAGGGCGAGATTGAGGCTTTGGAGCTGGCAAGAGAAAAGGATGGAATAGCCATAATAGATGATAGCATAGCAAGGGAAATCGGGGAGATTTTGGGGATAAAAGTTCATGGAAGTCTTTATTTAGTCTTTTTAATGTTGAAGAAAGGTAAAATCGATAAGAAAACTGCAAAGAGCAAAGTTGAAGAGATGATCAGGAAGGGGTTCAGATTAAGTGCTGAAGTTTATTCTGAGTTTTTGAGGTTATTAGACAGTGAATGGCATGGGTAA
- the iorB gene encoding indolepyruvate ferredoxin oxidoreductase subunit beta: MNARLNILIVGVGGQGVLTSSNIIARAAMRKGMNVLTSETHGMAQRGGSVEVHVRIGDVHSPLIPFGSADIVIALEPVEALRYAHYMNENTMIILNSRKIKPTTVNVGLAEYPEIEEIIERLKTVTEKIKVVDASAIAEKVARVQATNVVVLGMLAKVLEGRFLTLEDLEYGVRAFLPERLVEINLKALKAGYESLS; the protein is encoded by the coding sequence ATGAATGCGAGACTCAACATACTCATAGTGGGAGTCGGAGGTCAGGGAGTTCTGACATCCTCGAACATAATCGCAAGGGCTGCGATGAGGAAGGGAATGAATGTGCTGACCTCAGAAACCCACGGAATGGCTCAGCGAGGGGGCAGTGTTGAGGTACATGTGAGGATTGGTGATGTACATTCTCCTCTGATCCCGTTTGGGTCTGCTGATATCGTAATAGCTCTGGAGCCCGTTGAGGCTTTGAGATACGCACATTACATGAACGAGAATACAATGATAATACTGAACAGCAGGAAGATAAAGCCAACGACAGTTAATGTTGGACTTGCGGAATATCCCGAAATTGAGGAGATTATCGAGAGGCTGAAGACAGTTACGGAGAAAATAAAGGTCGTGGATGCATCAGCAATAGCTGAGAAGGTTGCGAGGGTTCAGGCAACAAATGTTGTTGTGCTTGGCATGCTCGCGAAAGTCCTCGAGGGGAGATTCCTGACTCTGGAAGATCTGGAATATGGAGTCAGAGCGTTTCTGCCTGAGAGGCTGGTTGAAATCAACCTCAAAGCTTTAAAGGCTGGATATGAGTCTTTAAGCTAG
- the iorA gene encoding indolepyruvate ferredoxin oxidoreductase subunit alpha — translation MLKDVLGKEGEKVFLLGNEAIARGAIESGIDIVSCYPGTPSSEITDTLAQACSHLRGKMDYFVEYSTNEKVAFETGIGASLAGKRALVTMKHVGLNVAADSLFSFAYVGARGGFVVVTADDPTMHSSQNEQDNRWYGKSAKLPVLEPSGVNEAKELVKVAFDLSERFGLPMIFRTYTRLSHSSGIVDLGEIPEKRFEKVGWERRPETDVVLPAHARKLKLVLLEKLEKIENHFDKFEFNWIEDGDGDTGIIACGLSYSYVKEAIENLRSKNDFDSPPVLKLSSMHPVPEKLIERFTDGLKKVLVVEEVDPFIEMHVKALDVEVLGKLSGDMPMNYEYNVPVVEMGIARVFGLEPSRDYEAIMNRELASIAPPRPPVLCPGCPHTATFYAIKKAGGEVLPSDIGCYTLGINKPLEAVDTTICMGASAGVANGLSYFVDGKIVATIGDSTFFHAGMPPLANAVYNNLNYTLIIMDNSTTGMTGHQPHPGTGIRACGEGRRVSLEDVVKGLGVEFVEVVNSYNVRKLIESIRRAIEHDGVAVVISRHPCAILWTRERKRKGIEVRAFEVAENCTVCMKCITDFTCPAIFVDDGKVGIDAALCVGCAVCASICPEKAIKPKGVGR, via the coding sequence TTCTCGGTAAAGAAGGCGAGAAAGTTTTTCTTCTTGGCAATGAAGCGATTGCGAGAGGAGCTATTGAAAGCGGAATCGATATAGTTTCCTGCTATCCCGGAACTCCATCATCCGAGATAACAGACACCCTCGCACAGGCATGCTCACATTTAAGGGGTAAAATGGATTATTTTGTTGAGTACTCTACAAACGAAAAGGTAGCATTTGAGACGGGTATCGGAGCATCTCTTGCTGGAAAAAGGGCTCTGGTTACGATGAAGCATGTGGGGCTGAATGTAGCAGCCGACTCCCTCTTCAGCTTCGCTTATGTAGGAGCCAGAGGTGGGTTTGTTGTTGTCACAGCAGATGATCCGACAATGCACAGCAGCCAGAACGAGCAGGATAACAGGTGGTATGGAAAATCTGCTAAATTGCCAGTGCTGGAACCTTCAGGCGTTAACGAGGCTAAAGAACTCGTCAAGGTGGCCTTTGATCTGTCTGAGAGGTTTGGACTGCCGATGATTTTCAGGACATACACGAGGCTCAGTCATTCGAGCGGGATAGTTGATCTTGGTGAAATTCCTGAGAAAAGGTTCGAGAAGGTTGGCTGGGAAAGAAGGCCGGAGACTGATGTTGTGCTGCCAGCTCATGCGAGAAAGCTGAAACTCGTTTTGCTGGAAAAGCTTGAGAAGATCGAGAATCATTTCGATAAGTTTGAGTTTAACTGGATTGAGGATGGGGATGGGGATACTGGAATAATTGCCTGCGGTCTGAGCTACAGCTATGTCAAGGAAGCGATTGAGAACCTCAGGAGCAAGAACGATTTTGATAGCCCTCCAGTACTGAAGCTGAGTTCGATGCATCCGGTTCCGGAAAAGCTTATAGAGAGGTTCACTGATGGTTTGAAGAAGGTGCTTGTGGTTGAGGAGGTTGACCCCTTCATCGAGATGCATGTTAAGGCTCTTGATGTGGAAGTTCTGGGAAAGCTCAGCGGAGATATGCCGATGAACTACGAGTACAATGTCCCTGTTGTTGAGATGGGCATAGCCAGGGTGTTCGGTCTGGAGCCATCGAGAGATTATGAGGCCATCATGAATCGAGAGCTTGCATCCATCGCCCCTCCAAGACCACCTGTTCTCTGCCCCGGCTGTCCTCACACAGCTACATTCTACGCGATAAAGAAGGCTGGAGGGGAAGTGCTTCCAAGCGACATCGGTTGCTACACCCTTGGCATAAACAAACCTCTCGAAGCTGTGGATACAACGATATGCATGGGAGCAAGTGCAGGGGTTGCGAACGGTCTGAGCTATTTCGTTGACGGAAAGATTGTAGCAACGATTGGCGACTCAACATTCTTCCATGCCGGAATGCCTCCTTTGGCTAATGCTGTTTACAACAACCTGAATTACACGCTCATCATAATGGACAACTCCACAACGGGCATGACGGGCCATCAGCCCCATCCCGGGACGGGCATAAGAGCCTGTGGAGAAGGCAGGAGAGTGAGCCTGGAGGATGTTGTTAAGGGGCTGGGAGTCGAGTTTGTGGAGGTTGTTAACTCCTACAATGTCAGGAAGCTCATTGAATCTATAAGGAGAGCAATCGAGCATGATGGTGTGGCTGTTGTCATCTCCCGCCATCCGTGTGCGATTCTGTGGACGAGGGAGAGAAAGAGGAAGGGCATTGAGGTAAGAGCTTTTGAGGTTGCGGAGAACTGCACTGTATGCATGAAGTGCATCACCGATTTTACCTGCCCGGCAATATTTGTTGATGATGGCAAGGTTGGAATAGATGCTGCATTATGTGTTGGCTGTGCAGTCTGTGCATCAATCTGTCCTGAAAAGGCGATAAAGCCAAAGGGGGTAGGAAGATGA